In one window of Paraflavitalea soli DNA:
- a CDS encoding TerC family protein translates to MNNFMMPDFADPAVWISLLTLCFLEIVLGIDNIIFISIVAGKLPAAQQRKARNTGLLLAMLFRVLLLLSINWIIGLKEAVFTLPHVKGLTDGPIGLSWKDLILIAGGIFLIIKSTLEIHHKLVKKEDEDTHKAAGKKAAISVGAVLGQIILVDAVFSFDSILTAVGLVENVIIMIIAVVVSIGVMMLFAGPVTRIINKHPSLQMLALSFLVVIGVVLVASGFHQEVSKSIIYSCLAFSLGVEMLNIKLRGKQKNIQLNDGEKPTTNDPAE, encoded by the coding sequence ATGAACAATTTTATGATGCCCGACTTTGCTGATCCGGCCGTCTGGATAAGCCTCTTAACCCTCTGTTTCCTGGAAATTGTACTGGGTATCGACAACATCATTTTCATCTCCATCGTGGCAGGCAAACTGCCCGCCGCACAGCAGCGTAAGGCCCGCAATACAGGCCTGTTGTTGGCCATGCTGTTTAGGGTGCTTCTCCTGTTGTCCATCAACTGGATCATCGGCCTCAAAGAAGCCGTGTTTACCTTACCCCATGTAAAAGGCCTTACCGACGGCCCCATCGGGCTTAGCTGGAAAGACCTCATCCTCATAGCAGGCGGTATTTTCCTCATCATAAAAAGTACCCTGGAGATACACCATAAACTGGTGAAGAAAGAAGATGAAGACACCCACAAAGCCGCCGGCAAAAAAGCGGCCATCTCCGTGGGTGCCGTACTGGGACAGATCATCCTGGTAGATGCCGTGTTTTCCTTCGATTCAATCCTTACAGCCGTGGGTCTCGTAGAGAATGTGATCATTATGATCATTGCCGTTGTAGTGTCCATTGGGGTTATGATGTTGTTTGCGGGCCCCGTTACCCGCATCATCAACAAACACCCTTCCCTGCAGATGCTGGCTTTGTCTTTCCTCGTGGTAATAGGTGTAGTGCTGGTGGCCAGTGGTTTCCACCAGGAGGTCAGCAAGAGTATTATTTACTCCTGCCTGGCTTTCTCATTGGGTGTGGAAATGCTCAACATCAAATTGCGTGGTAAACAAAAGAACATTCAACTGAACGACGGGGAAAAACCAACTACCAACGATCCTGCTGAATAG
- a CDS encoding peroxiredoxin family protein encodes MRIVVKKVLLSLLLVSSLVIISSAATHAKAELRPGIYKAVIQRTDGQQIVFNFEVASPHGKPVLYVLNASERMLVDDIRQQGDSLWITMPFYDAHFATVIKPNGSLEGKFIKISGDRRSEIPFYALPGNKERYPVTARPAYNVSGRWAARFGEGKDETLAVGEFVQAANGKVTGTFLTPTGDYRYLEGAIAADTLKLSAFDGSHVYLFTAKLDNDSTITQAVFYAGASGTEKWVAHKDPKAKLPDGFDAVKLRPGESKLNFSFPATDGKKVSINDARYKNKVVVVQILGSWCPNCMDETKFLVDYYKKNKQRGVEIVGLAYERTTDFERSKQSLATFQKRLGVNYPFLVTTAAVSDPKRTEKTLPQIEPLQGFPTTIFIDKKGNVRKIHTGYDGPATGQHYEAFKKEFEELITSLLAEK; translated from the coding sequence ATGCGTATAGTCGTAAAAAAAGTCTTGTTAAGTCTCTTACTGGTAAGCAGCCTGGTCATCATCAGCAGTGCTGCTACCCATGCAAAGGCCGAACTCCGTCCCGGTATCTATAAAGCCGTCATCCAGCGTACCGACGGTCAACAGATCGTTTTCAACTTCGAGGTGGCATCTCCCCATGGCAAACCCGTTTTATATGTGCTCAATGCTTCCGAGCGTATGCTGGTAGATGATATCCGGCAGCAGGGCGATTCCCTGTGGATCACCATGCCTTTCTACGATGCCCATTTTGCCACCGTCATCAAACCCAATGGAAGCCTCGAAGGCAAGTTCATTAAGATCAGCGGTGACCGCCGCTCCGAAATACCCTTTTATGCCTTGCCTGGCAATAAAGAACGTTATCCCGTTACTGCCAGGCCCGCCTACAATGTGTCTGGCCGCTGGGCCGCCAGGTTTGGAGAGGGCAAAGACGAAACCCTGGCCGTGGGAGAGTTTGTCCAGGCAGCCAATGGAAAAGTAACCGGCACCTTCCTTACACCCACTGGCGATTACCGCTACCTCGAAGGAGCCATTGCCGCCGATACGTTGAAGCTGTCAGCTTTTGATGGCAGCCATGTATACCTCTTTACCGCAAAGCTCGATAACGACAGCACCATCACCCAGGCCGTTTTTTATGCTGGCGCTTCCGGTACTGAAAAATGGGTGGCCCACAAAGACCCCAAAGCCAAACTACCCGATGGTTTTGATGCCGTGAAACTTAGACCCGGTGAAAGCAAATTGAATTTTAGCTTCCCTGCCACCGATGGAAAGAAAGTTTCCATCAATGATGCGCGTTACAAGAACAAAGTGGTGGTGGTCCAGATACTGGGTTCCTGGTGTCCCAATTGTATGGATGAGACCAAATTCCTGGTGGATTATTACAAGAAGAATAAACAACGTGGTGTAGAAATAGTCGGTCTCGCTTATGAGCGTACCACCGATTTTGAAAGGTCTAAGCAATCACTCGCTACCTTCCAAAAGCGCCTGGGCGTCAACTATCCCTTCCTGGTAACTACCGCGGCCGTATCAGATCCCAAACGCACCGAAAAGACCCTGCCCCAGATTGAGCCCCTGCAGGGATTTCCGACAACTATCTTTATTGATAAGAAAGGCAATGTGCGCAAGATCCATACCGGTTATGATGGTCCTGCTACCGGTCAGCACTACGAAGCATTCAAAAAAGAGTTTGAAGAGTTGATCACTTCCCTGCTCGCCGAAAAATAA
- the lpxD gene encoding UDP-3-O-(3-hydroxymyristoyl)glucosamine N-acyltransferase, with translation MQFTAQQIADLLQGQIEGDGTVLISKLAKIEEGETGSISFLANPLYTPYLYKTKASLVIINKDFELTAPVTTTLLRVESAANAFTQLLEMYNQVKLNKKGISKMAFIAESATVGKDIYAGEFAFIGENAKIGNNVKIYPQAYVGDNVVIGDNTTLFAGVKIYSETVIGKNCIIHSGTVIGSDGFRFNPENDHKKVPQIGNVIIEDDVEIGANCAIDRATLGSTILRKGVKFDNLIHIAHNVEVGENTYFAAHGVVAGSTKIGKNCMFSGQVGIVGHLQVADNTIITAQSGISKSITKPGETYMGSPAFDANKYRKAFIHFRNLDALVQRVNALERQLKEADVNRKS, from the coding sequence ATGCAATTTACCGCGCAGCAAATAGCCGACCTTTTACAAGGGCAGATAGAAGGTGACGGCACGGTACTGATCAGCAAACTGGCCAAGATAGAAGAAGGTGAAACCGGCTCGATCTCGTTTCTGGCGAACCCACTGTACACGCCTTATCTCTACAAGACGAAGGCCTCGCTGGTGATCATCAACAAGGATTTTGAGCTGACGGCGCCGGTGACCACTACACTGCTGCGAGTAGAAAGCGCGGCCAATGCTTTTACGCAATTGCTGGAAATGTACAACCAGGTGAAGCTGAACAAAAAAGGCATTTCGAAGATGGCTTTTATTGCAGAAAGCGCCACGGTTGGAAAAGATATTTATGCCGGTGAATTTGCCTTTATTGGTGAAAACGCCAAAATAGGCAATAATGTAAAAATATATCCGCAGGCCTATGTAGGGGACAATGTGGTGATCGGCGACAATACGACCTTGTTTGCCGGTGTAAAGATCTATTCAGAAACGGTGATCGGCAAAAACTGCATTATCCATTCCGGTACGGTGATCGGTAGTGACGGCTTCCGCTTCAACCCGGAAAATGACCACAAGAAAGTGCCACAGATCGGCAATGTGATTATCGAAGATGATGTGGAGATCGGCGCCAACTGCGCCATCGACCGCGCCACGCTGGGCTCAACGATCCTGCGCAAGGGGGTTAAATTTGATAACCTCATCCATATAGCGCACAATGTGGAAGTGGGCGAGAACACGTACTTCGCTGCGCATGGTGTAGTAGCAGGATCGACGAAGATTGGCAAGAACTGTATGTTCAGCGGCCAGGTAGGCATTGTAGGCCACCTGCAGGTAGCGGACAATACGATCATCACAGCACAATCGGGTATATCGAAGAGCATTACCAAACCTGGTGAAACATATATGGGATCGCCGGCCTTTGATGCAAATAAATACCGGAAGGCCTTTATTCATTTCCGCAACCTGGACGCGCTGGTGCAACGGGTGAATGCGCTGGAGAGGCAGTTGAAGGAGGCGGACGTGAATCGTAAATCGTAA
- the mgrA gene encoding L-glyceraldehyde 3-phosphate reductase: MNYQPASDRYSTMQYRRCGKSGIQLPAISLGLWHNFGHVDVLENSRKILRLAFDNGITHFDLANNYGPPPGSAEENFGKILKEDFAGYRDELIISSKAGYTMWEGPYGDWGSKKYLVASLDQSLKRMGLDYVDIFYHHRPDPNTPLEETMAALDLIVRQGKALYAGISNYPAEEARKAIQILRQLGTPCLIHQPKYSMFVRWVEEGLLDVLEEEGVGCIPFSPLAQGLLTNKYLKGIPAGSRAAKAHGFLKEEEVTPARVQQIQQLNEIAVQRGQSLAQMALAWLLKDQRITSVLIGASSPEQLSDSLQCLKSKAFTSDELEKIEKILK, translated from the coding sequence ATGAATTATCAGCCTGCTTCCGATAGATACAGCACCATGCAATACCGCCGCTGCGGTAAAAGTGGTATCCAGTTGCCTGCCATTTCCCTGGGCCTTTGGCACAATTTCGGTCATGTGGATGTGCTCGAAAACTCCCGTAAAATATTACGCCTCGCTTTTGATAACGGCATCACCCATTTCGACCTGGCCAATAATTATGGCCCGCCTCCCGGTAGTGCCGAAGAGAATTTTGGTAAGATCCTCAAAGAAGATTTTGCCGGCTACCGCGATGAGCTCATCATTTCTTCCAAAGCTGGTTATACCATGTGGGAAGGCCCCTATGGCGATTGGGGTTCCAAAAAATACCTTGTGGCCAGCCTCGACCAGAGTCTCAAGCGCATGGGACTCGATTATGTAGATATCTTCTACCACCACCGCCCCGATCCCAATACACCACTCGAAGAGACCATGGCCGCCCTCGACCTCATCGTGCGCCAGGGCAAGGCCCTCTATGCCGGTATCTCCAATTACCCTGCCGAGGAAGCGCGTAAAGCCATTCAGATACTCCGCCAATTAGGCACTCCTTGTCTCATTCACCAGCCCAAGTATTCCATGTTTGTGCGTTGGGTGGAAGAGGGTTTACTCGATGTGCTCGAAGAAGAGGGCGTAGGATGTATTCCTTTCTCTCCATTGGCCCAGGGCCTGCTCACCAACAAATACCTCAAAGGTATTCCCGCTGGTTCCCGCGCTGCCAAAGCCCATGGCTTTTTGAAAGAGGAAGAAGTAACCCCGGCGCGTGTACAACAAATACAACAGTTGAATGAAATAGCCGTGCAGCGTGGTCAGTCCCTGGCCCAGATGGCCCTCGCCTGGTTGCTCAAAGACCAGCGCATCACCTCCGTACTCATCGGCGCCAGCAGCCCGGAACAATTATCCGATTCTTTACAGTGCCTCAAGAGCAAAGCATTCACCAGCGATGAGCTGGAGAAGATTGAAAAGATATTGAAATAG
- a CDS encoding DedA family protein has product MSALLELFHNLTNPDWIMAHGGLYIVVFIVFAETGLFAGFFLPGDSLLFITGMIIAHTIVPGTAPVWHLLYWVLLISIAAIIGNYVGYWFGKRSGALLMNRKDSWLFKKRYLVQAQAFYEKKGGGAIMIARFLPVVRTFAPIVAGMVHMEPRKFTLYNILGACAWAGSIVTAGFLLGDNAWVKNNLDKVIIGIVIITTAPVLIKMITARKKKEPLPAGQ; this is encoded by the coding sequence ATGTCCGCATTGCTCGAACTGTTTCACAACCTCACCAATCCCGATTGGATCATGGCCCATGGTGGCCTGTATATTGTAGTGTTTATCGTATTTGCAGAGACAGGCTTGTTTGCAGGCTTCTTTCTTCCGGGCGATTCTTTACTGTTCATCACCGGTATGATCATCGCCCATACCATCGTGCCCGGTACAGCCCCCGTATGGCATTTGCTTTATTGGGTGCTGCTGATCTCCATAGCCGCCATTATTGGCAATTATGTGGGGTATTGGTTCGGCAAGCGGTCCGGCGCCCTGTTGATGAATCGGAAAGACAGCTGGCTGTTCAAAAAGAGATACCTCGTCCAGGCACAGGCTTTTTATGAGAAAAAGGGTGGGGGAGCCATCATGATCGCCCGCTTCCTGCCCGTCGTCCGTACCTTTGCTCCCATTGTAGCCGGTATGGTCCATATGGAACCCAGGAAATTTACCCTGTATAATATCCTGGGCGCCTGCGCCTGGGCCGGTAGCATTGTAACCGCAGGATTCCTGCTCGGCGACAATGCCTGGGTAAAGAACAACCTCGATAAGGTCATTATCGGCATTGTAATTATTACTACCGCCCCTGTACTCATTAAAATGATCACCGCCAGAAAGAAAAAAGAACCCCTCCCGGCCGGTCAATAA
- a CDS encoding tetratricopeptide repeat protein, with translation MHHHALVFSSTEAATLREAYARLLHKIEQGKQLHPQYLAQLQEIMRGLLYEQKKLTSFWKQVRRHPKAAYHLHLTHKDKSLLNLPWQMAIDQETFPFVYVSKGAPVEKALPVYQPQAGPLKILVMISSPVNTEIDERLSYEEEEEAILHALEPLREKGQVQVQFTANGSLHCLEQQLALQHYHVLYFSGHGIYKYQTGYLQLENKKTQKAELVSASELAKSLSKKRKHLPALVILASCQTAQGKPDQGFRGVADELIAAGVPAVIAMAFSITDHYATVFAAQLYQQLAWQKALLPAYGAALKATQQEETKRIEQRGQYYAPTQWLIPQLYYHQQVDHIVDWQASRKADKDVVTPAPKKHGSLTDHNWNYRFIGRRAESAHLLAHLHQQGPVLIRGLGGTGKTALAEHLTTRLIAYDSTYHVFAFDLPDTTLTTIRKELEGYLKKHTGARSKTRAPQSYKDPLQQLDWLVQAVSKLCKPVWIFDGIDGCQQSIGGPLQVDWLSWLTFTQQYLLHKTAVIFTGRYAVPELSGVAGIVLNQVSLPDFYRKCQQFSFRHLPLKYPGSTLMQIAELLYNAMGGHYQALVCFDQLYRAQPKQTEQLLEEIRLAGNTEAGYQLRHRITVQVQAMLDMEGKQPLFSHLPDLLNEEEMKILVLMGNFRLPVMVTALDRQDGQKNRLPVLRRLRDLGLIEEKSPQNGQPYKIGVFFFATTLIREWLEHEGLTPGGLFSHEKAGDYWYYMSRRVTLRHSDSTEAFRHFMLAEHGKKVNKVGAMLSTEYYRVSKYEEAMHYAMETYGVAGEQTDPDVLNNLGLMFRFYGHLPQAEEFLEKFYEAAQKKGDREKEGHALNNLANVLNERGQPNNATGLLQESIEIARSLGDKESEAGRLNTLGLIKDEQGQPRKAKALYLQSLRIRQALGNPYGEAKTLLNLVHIYLIEDKQQQAIETLHFCLQAFHEAEDKLAEGRVLHTLGTVYCDQGDHDKGMDYLNKALTHHRSIGHTPGEADSYHNIALIHMEAGRFTAALASLEKSLSLYQSLKNRLREGVTYNCLSILYREKGDYKKAITMAEHGRTLFMLKMHMQGDSACSYNLGMAYRALKKRDLSKEYFKQSMDSLVMSEDPQHKEMMKAIRQILVPTQKKGPGLITLMDHMRAMRDSGNRIGEAATAYEAAMLFVALKSWKFFWEFALECYRIYSTTDDAHGIFLSTRSLGFALYIQVDPDERKKGLVLLQHCLQAGRKAGYAGTEDLAAFINKYEGSNSGWSIKNLPHRMGGLKVQR, from the coding sequence ATGCATCATCACGCACTTGTTTTTTCATCAACAGAAGCGGCCACACTCCGTGAGGCCTATGCCAGGCTACTGCACAAAATAGAGCAGGGTAAGCAATTGCACCCGCAATACCTGGCGCAGCTGCAGGAAATTATGCGGGGCTTGCTGTATGAGCAAAAAAAATTAACCTCGTTTTGGAAACAGGTGCGGAGGCATCCAAAGGCAGCTTATCATTTACATCTTACACACAAAGACAAATCGCTGCTGAACCTGCCCTGGCAAATGGCTATCGACCAGGAAACATTTCCCTTTGTGTATGTGTCGAAGGGGGCACCGGTAGAAAAAGCACTGCCTGTATACCAGCCGCAGGCAGGGCCGTTGAAAATACTGGTGATGATCTCTTCTCCGGTCAATACGGAAATAGACGAGCGCCTCAGCTACGAGGAAGAAGAAGAGGCCATTCTACACGCGCTGGAGCCTTTACGGGAAAAAGGGCAGGTACAGGTGCAGTTTACAGCCAATGGCAGTCTGCATTGCCTGGAACAACAGCTGGCATTACAACATTATCATGTGCTTTACTTCAGCGGCCATGGGATATATAAGTACCAGACAGGTTACCTGCAGCTGGAAAATAAAAAGACGCAAAAGGCAGAACTGGTAAGCGCCAGCGAACTGGCAAAAAGTCTTTCCAAAAAAAGAAAACACCTGCCGGCACTGGTGATACTGGCCAGCTGTCAAACGGCCCAGGGCAAACCGGACCAAGGCTTTCGTGGTGTAGCGGATGAGCTGATCGCCGCGGGTGTACCGGCAGTGATCGCTATGGCCTTCAGCATTACGGACCATTATGCCACGGTATTTGCGGCACAGCTGTACCAACAGCTGGCCTGGCAGAAGGCGCTGCTGCCTGCCTATGGCGCAGCACTAAAAGCTACGCAACAGGAAGAAACGAAGCGAATAGAGCAGCGCGGACAATATTATGCGCCTACGCAATGGCTGATACCACAATTGTATTATCACCAACAGGTGGATCATATTGTAGATTGGCAGGCATCACGGAAGGCAGACAAAGATGTTGTCACCCCGGCGCCGAAGAAGCATGGCTCTCTGACAGACCACAACTGGAACTACCGCTTTATTGGACGGCGGGCAGAAAGCGCTCACCTGTTGGCGCACCTGCACCAGCAAGGGCCTGTGCTGATACGCGGACTGGGGGGCACGGGCAAAACAGCACTGGCGGAACACCTGACCACCAGACTGATAGCCTATGATAGCACTTATCATGTTTTTGCATTTGATCTGCCCGACACGACGCTCACTACGATCAGGAAGGAACTGGAGGGGTATCTGAAAAAGCACACCGGAGCAAGGAGCAAAACAAGAGCTCCGCAATCTTATAAAGATCCGCTACAGCAACTGGACTGGCTGGTGCAAGCAGTGAGTAAGCTGTGTAAGCCGGTATGGATATTTGATGGTATAGATGGTTGTCAGCAGTCGATCGGGGGACCTTTACAGGTGGACTGGCTGTCCTGGCTGACGTTTACGCAGCAATACCTGCTGCATAAAACGGCGGTGATCTTTACGGGCAGGTATGCGGTTCCGGAGCTATCGGGTGTTGCGGGTATTGTACTGAACCAGGTATCGCTCCCGGATTTTTACCGGAAATGCCAGCAGTTTAGTTTCCGGCACCTGCCGCTGAAATATCCCGGCAGTACACTGATGCAAATAGCGGAATTGCTGTACAATGCGATGGGCGGGCATTACCAGGCACTGGTATGCTTTGACCAACTGTACCGGGCCCAGCCTAAACAAACAGAACAGCTGCTGGAAGAGATACGGCTGGCGGGCAATACGGAAGCAGGCTACCAATTGCGCCATCGGATAACGGTGCAGGTGCAGGCGATGCTGGATATGGAGGGCAAGCAACCTTTGTTTAGTCACCTGCCGGATCTGCTGAATGAGGAGGAAATGAAAATCCTTGTATTGATGGGCAATTTCCGGCTACCGGTAATGGTCACAGCACTGGACAGGCAGGACGGCCAAAAGAACCGGCTGCCGGTGCTGCGACGATTAAGGGACCTGGGGCTGATCGAAGAGAAGAGTCCGCAAAACGGACAGCCCTATAAAATAGGCGTTTTCTTTTTCGCCACGACACTGATCAGGGAATGGCTGGAGCATGAAGGGCTTACACCAGGCGGGTTGTTCTCGCATGAGAAAGCGGGTGATTACTGGTACTATATGAGCCGCCGAGTGACGCTGCGGCATTCGGACAGTACAGAAGCGTTCCGGCATTTTATGCTGGCGGAACATGGGAAAAAAGTGAATAAGGTGGGAGCCATGCTGAGCACGGAATATTACCGGGTATCGAAGTACGAGGAAGCGATGCACTATGCGATGGAGACTTACGGGGTAGCGGGTGAGCAAACGGACCCGGACGTATTGAATAACCTGGGACTGATGTTCAGGTTCTATGGCCATCTTCCTCAAGCCGAAGAGTTTCTTGAAAAGTTTTACGAGGCCGCACAGAAAAAGGGTGACCGGGAAAAGGAAGGGCATGCGCTGAATAACCTGGCTAATGTATTGAATGAACGTGGTCAACCTAATAATGCCACCGGGCTGCTGCAGGAAAGTATTGAAATAGCCAGGTCATTGGGAGATAAAGAAAGCGAAGCAGGCAGGCTCAATACGCTGGGACTGATCAAGGATGAACAAGGTCAGCCTCGAAAAGCAAAGGCGTTGTACCTGCAAAGCCTGCGCATACGACAGGCATTGGGCAATCCCTATGGGGAAGCTAAAACGCTATTGAACCTGGTGCATATTTATCTTATAGAAGATAAACAACAGCAGGCCATAGAAACGCTTCACTTTTGCCTGCAGGCATTCCACGAAGCGGAGGACAAACTGGCTGAAGGAAGGGTACTGCATACGTTGGGCACGGTGTATTGTGACCAGGGTGATCATGATAAAGGCATGGATTACCTGAATAAAGCGCTGACACACCACCGATCAATCGGGCATACGCCTGGTGAAGCGGATAGCTACCACAATATTGCCCTGATCCATATGGAGGCAGGCCGCTTTACTGCAGCGTTGGCGTCATTGGAAAAAAGCCTGTCGTTGTACCAATCGCTGAAGAACCGTCTACGCGAAGGGGTCACTTATAATTGCCTGAGCATCTTATACCGGGAAAAGGGGGATTATAAAAAGGCCATCACGATGGCAGAGCATGGGCGGACGCTCTTCATGCTGAAGATGCACATGCAGGGGGATAGTGCCTGCTCGTATAACCTGGGCATGGCTTACCGGGCGCTGAAAAAAAGGGACCTGAGCAAAGAATACTTCAAACAAAGTATGGATTCGCTGGTCATGTCGGAAGATCCGCAGCATAAAGAGATGATGAAGGCCATCCGGCAAATACTGGTACCAACCCAAAAGAAGGGGCCTGGGCTTATCACCCTGATGGATCATATGAGGGCTATGCGAGACAGTGGTAACCGGATCGGAGAAGCGGCCACTGCATATGAAGCAGCTATGTTATTTGTAGCCTTAAAGAGCTGGAAATTCTTCTGGGAATTTGCGCTGGAATGCTACCGCATTTATTCAACGACGGATGACGCGCATGGTATTTTCCTATCGACCAGGAGCCTGGGATTTGCCTTGTATATACAGGTAGATCCGGATGAACGGAAAAAGGGGTTGGTGCTACTGCAACATTGTCTCCAGGCAGGCCGGAAGGCGGGCTATGCGGGCACGGAGGATCTTGCTGCCTTTATCAATAAATATGAGGGAAGCAACAGTGGCTGGTCGATTAAGAATCTACCGCATAGAATGGGTGGATTAAAGGTACAAAGGTGA